The following proteins are encoded in a genomic region of Candidatus Thermoplasmatota archaeon:
- a CDS encoding NAD(P)/FAD-dependent oxidoreductase — protein MYDTIIVGAGPAGLTAGIFATSRKLSTLVLDAKVAGGQLKFLYPTKVIHDYPSHHHIEARKLAELLVDHARESGCDIHENEEVKILKRTDEGLSITTDKGEYESKTVILALGMGLFEPRKLGVPGEEEFYEKGVYYRIRSAELFAGKHVLFVGGGDTALEMALSLVDVADKVYLAHRKNMFRAMETNVEAIEKSSIEVLFNTELKEIRGDNIVTEVVVFNNQTEEDTTLPLEVIIVNIGFSPKLENVQDWGIDLEKKSIVVTTDMRTSIEGVFACGDIVAYPGKDKRIVTGCGEAATAATSAYKYIKKPYWA, from the coding sequence ATGTACGACACGATAATCGTCGGTGCCGGTCCAGCGGGACTCACCGCTGGGATTTTTGCCACGTCAAGGAAACTGAGCACGTTGGTCCTGGATGCCAAGGTGGCGGGCGGACAGCTCAAGTTCCTCTACCCAACGAAGGTCATCCATGACTACCCATCCCACCATCACATTGAGGCGAGGAAGCTCGCAGAGCTTCTGGTCGACCACGCGAGAGAAAGCGGGTGCGACATCCATGAGAACGAGGAAGTGAAGATCCTCAAGAGGACGGACGAGGGGCTGTCGATCACAACCGACAAGGGTGAGTACGAATCGAAAACGGTCATCCTGGCATTGGGCATGGGTCTTTTCGAGCCCAGGAAGCTAGGCGTTCCAGGAGAGGAGGAGTTCTACGAGAAGGGCGTCTACTACCGCATCAGAAGCGCGGAATTGTTCGCCGGCAAGCACGTCCTCTTCGTCGGCGGGGGAGACACCGCCCTCGAGATGGCTCTTAGCCTGGTAGATGTTGCGGACAAGGTTTACCTGGCGCATAGAAAGAATATGTTCAGGGCGATGGAGACAAACGTTGAGGCCATCGAAAAATCCTCGATAGAGGTTCTCTTCAACACGGAGCTGAAGGAGATACGCGGTGACAACATCGTCACAGAGGTTGTGGTTTTCAACAACCAGACGGAAGAGGACACAACGCTCCCACTGGAAGTCATTATCGTCAACATAGGGTTCTCTCCGAAGCTCGAGAATGTGCAGGATTGGGGCATAGACCTGGAGAAGAAGTCGATAGTGGTGACCACCGACATGAGGACCTCCATAGAGGGCGTCTTCGCCTGCGGGGACATCGTCGCCTATCCTGGCAAGGACAAGAGGATCGTGACGGGCTGCGGAGAGGCCGCCACGGCAGCGACTTCCGCCTACAAGTACATCAAGAAACCGTACTGGGCCTAG
- a CDS encoding RNA-binding protein, whose product MRPRKRHRLRQKEVRRIVEDLERAMDCPVFSDSDSIDVASLKDMDIVYVGGKVLGIIIEGQAFLSVRGLLEYNPANRFVTVDMGAVKFVYNGADVMAPGVVDADPAISEGDLAWVRDENNLQPLAVGVALMSGKEMVSRNKGKALESLHHVGDAIWKIDED is encoded by the coding sequence GTGAGGCCGAGGAAGAGACATAGGCTTCGCCAGAAGGAAGTGCGGAGGATCGTGGAGGACCTCGAGCGGGCCATGGACTGTCCGGTCTTCTCGGATTCCGATAGCATCGATGTCGCGAGTCTCAAGGACATGGACATCGTGTACGTCGGCGGAAAGGTTCTTGGGATTATCATCGAAGGGCAGGCTTTCCTCTCTGTGCGCGGGCTGCTCGAGTACAATCCCGCCAACAGGTTCGTGACAGTGGATATGGGCGCCGTCAAGTTCGTGTACAACGGGGCCGATGTCATGGCCCCAGGCGTGGTAGATGCGGATCCAGCAATCTCAGAGGGCGACCTCGCTTGGGTGAGGGACGAGAATAACCTCCAACCTCTCGCAGTCGGAGTTGCGCTGATGAGCGGGAAGGAGATGGTGTCCAGGAACAAGGGAAAGGCGCTGGAGTCCCTTCATCACGTAGGCGACGCCATCTGGAAGATAGACGAGGACTAG